The genomic window AGCCATGCAAGCGCTCGAGATTGCGGTTCCTCCACGAGCGCTTCCGCGCATGCGCGCCACCACGGATCTGGCTGAGGTGGCGCACGACACGCTTCCCGAAGCGCCGCGCGATCCCGCCTGGAGCATCAGGGAGCGTCGCTTCTCCCCGGCTACGGAGCCGTCCGTAGAGGCCCGATTCTCGGTGTCGAACGGCCTCGTCGGCGTGCGCGGCTCGCTCGAAGAGGAGGCGTCGTCGCCCCACCCGCGGACGCTCGCCGCGGGACTGTTCGATCCCCTGGATGGGGACGTCGCGGTTCCGGGACTCGTTCCCGCGCCCGATTACCTCGGTCTGCGCATGTACGTCGATGGCGTCCCCATTGGATACGAGACGTCAGGGGTGCGGAGCCAGGTCCGCACCCTCGATCTTCGGCGAGCGGCCCTATGGCGTGAATGGTCGTACGATGATGGCAACGGCGGATCGGTCCGCGTGCGGACGCTGCGCTTCGCGTCAGCAGTGCACCGGGCGCTCACCGTCCACGTCACAGAGATCTCCGCGGATCACCATGTGGAGCTTTTGCTCCACCAGCAGTGCGCGCGCTGCGATGCGCATCTCGTTTGCGTCTCCTCAAGCGGGCACCGAACCGTTTGGGAGACCAAGAATCGAAAGCGGCGGCTGTACGTGGCCCGCTCGTCCATCCTCGAGCGCGCTCCCGGCCACTGTGAGCGCATCACGCCCACGGACGATGGGTCGTTGCTGAGCGTTCGTCTCGATCCCAACAGTCCAGTCACTCTCACTCGAATCGTGGCGATGGCGCCCGACTGGGCGCTCGGCGACCAGGAAGCACTCGACGCGACATTGGAGCGCGCGTGCCGCGCGGGCGGGAGTCGGCTCCTCGATGAGCACGTGGATGCCTGGCGGCGGCGCTGGCACGCCAGTGACGTCGAGGTGGCCGGCGATGATCGGGCCCAGCGGGCCCTTCGGTTCGCGGCGTACCATCTTCTCAGCGCAGCGAACCCGGGGAGTGACGTCGCCTCGGTTGGCGCGCGCGGTCTCACCGGCGACGCCTACTGGGGCCACGTGTTCTGGGATACGGACATTTTCCTCCTCCCCTTCTACACCTTCACGTGGCCCGAGGCCGCGCGCGCGATGCTGATGTATCGCCATCGCGGCCTCGACGCAGCCCGAGAAAAGGCGAGACGACATGGGTACCGAGGCGCGCTGTTTGCGTGGGAGGCCGGAGCGAACGGGGAAGAATCCACGCCCGACTTCGTGTACGGACCGAACGGCTCGCGGATCGAGATCAAAACCGGCGCCGAGGAGCACCACATCAGCGCGGACGTCGCGTACGCGGTATGGCAGTACTGGCGGGTAACCGGTGATGACGCGTTCATGCGGGACGCGGGTTCGGAGATTATGCTGGAGACCGCTCGGTTCTGGGCCAGCCGCGCCAAGCTCCACGACGACGGCCGGTACCACATCGGCCGCGTTATTGGCCCGGACGAGTACCATGAGGACGTCGACGACAATGCATACACGAACCTGCTCGCCCGGTGGAACCTCCGCCGGGGGCTCGACGTGTCGCGCATCGTGGAGGAGCGCTGGCCCGAACGATGGGCCGAGCTGAATGGGGCGCTGGGGATCACCAAGGGCGAGCTGCGAGCCTGGCGGCGAATTGCTTCCCGCATCGCAGTCGGTGTCGATCCCGTCAGCAACGTGATCGAACAGTTCGCCGGCTACTTCGGGCTTGCACCCATCGACCTGAGCGCATTCGAGCCGCGCACGCAGCCGATGGACGTACTGCTGGGCCACGACGCAATTCAGCGATCACAAGTCATCAAACAGGCCGACGTCGTCATGCTTCTCGCGCTGCTCGAGGACGAATTCACCGGCCGACAGCGGGTGGCGAACTTCCGCTATTACGAGCCGCGCTGCGGCCACGGAAGCTCGCTTTCCCCCGCGATTCACGCGCTGGTGAGCGCACGTCTCGGAGACGTGGACTTGGCCTACCGGTACTTCCAACAGGCTGCGAGCGTCGACCTCGACGACGCGCTGGGGAACGCGGCGTCCGGGATCCATATGGCGACCCAGGGTGGCCTGTGGCAGGCCGCGGTCATGGGCTTCGCCGGGCTCAAGCTGAGCGGCGACGGATTACGCCTCGACCCGCGCTTGCCATCTGCGTGGCGCTCGATGGCATTCAGAGTCCAGTGGCAAGGACGCCAGGTCCACTTCGAGATCCTGCAGGCGCCACGGACGGTGAACGTCACGCTGGAACGCGGCGAGCCATTCACGGTGCACGTGGGAAAGCGCTCGCACGTTCTTGAGCGTGGTGAGGTGTGGACCAGCGCTCGAGGGACGCGAGGGCGCCAGGGAAGGGAGGCCGCGAATGTCTGAGACCGAACGCGGCTCTGAGCACGTCGTTCTCGTCGCCCTCGACGGATCCTCCGCTGCCACGGCCGCGGTGCCGGTGGCATGCACCGTCGCCCGTCAGCTCAATGCGCAGGTGGAGGCGCTCTACGTCGCGACCGGCGAAGCGGCCGAGACCGATGTGCGGTCGCGCTTGGGGCTGAACACGAGGGACTATGCCCACATCCCGCTGCGTATCGCCCACGGAGACCCCGCGGAGGAGATATTGCGCGCAGGCGAGGATCCGCGTGTCGCGCTCGTTGTCCTCGCGACCCACGGGCGCCGAATCCGCCCAGGGGGCGCTCTCGCTCCGGTCCCGCGGCGCGTGGCCGCTGGCACGAGCCGCCCAGTGCTGTTGGTCCGGCCGGAAGCCGCGCCGGCGCAGCAGCACCTTCCGTTCTTTCGGCGGCTCCTGTTTCCCGTCGATGGGACACCGACCACCGTGGATGCCTTCGCCACCGCGACGGAGCTCGCAGCCCGTCTGGGAACCGAAATCGATGTGCTCTTCGTGGTCTATCCAAAGCAGGCCGCCCCAGTGGAACGCGGAACGATGACGCCACCCTATTACGTCGATCAGCCCCACCACGAATGGCCGGCATGGCAAACGCGCGTTGCGCACTGGATCCGGCGGCATTGCGCGGACCTTCCCCAGGAGACCGTGATTCGCGCGCGAGTCGTCCGGGCTCGTAATCTGACCGAGGTTGGTGAAGTGATCGCCAGGTTTGCGGCCGAGCGGGCCGCGGACGGCATTGTTCTCGTGCGCCGCAGTCACCTTGAACACGGCCGCGCAGCCATCTTGCGCGCCGTTCTGGAACGTACGCCCTGCCCGGTCCTCCTCGTCGCCGGAGAGCCTCAGCGAGTGGGACGCCTCAGGCAACGGCCGCGCGAGGCTGTCGCGTAACGAGCCGTGCGAGCGCCATGATTCCGGATGCGCCAGACTCGTGCACCGCGCGCGTGGGTGGGACGAACCACCCCTGAGGACGATGCTCCTCTTTGGCGCGACGACCTATGCTGAATCACAGGTCCGCGGACACGGAACGCGCCCCGCGCGCTCCGGGAATGCCGAAGACAGGAGAAGATCATGCCTCCTCCGCGGCAACCCAGCTCACAGCCGGCGGAAAGCCATCAGACCAAGAATCCCCCGGCCGGACGGCCGTTGATGCCGCCTTGGGTTTGGTGGCTTCTCCTTATCGTAACGATGCTCTGGAACATCTATACGCTTGCCGTGCCGAAGACGGCGCCTGTGGTTTCGCTCTCCTACAGTGATTTCATCGCACAGGTGCGCGCCGGCCACGTCGCATCAGTCACAATCACCGGCCAAAATGTCGACGGCCACTTCGCCGAGCCCATCGCGTGGCCCCCCCAAACCGGTACGCCGCCGGCAGGCGGGGCGGCGCCAGGAGAAGGGCTGTACAGTCAGTTCACCACGGTGCTCCCGCCCTTCGATGATCCAAACCTCCTCCCCCTGCTGGATCAACAGGGGGTCACGGTGACGGCCAAAGACACGAGCGGCGGCTCCTGGCTCCTGAATCTCGCAATCAACATCCTTCCCATGCTGCTCTTCGTTGGCCTGCTGTACATGCTGAGCCGGCAAGCGCAGCGCGGTCAGCAGTCCCTCTTTGGGTTCGGCTCCAGCCGCGCTCGGCTGTACACCAGCGAGCGTCCATCGGTGACCTTCGCCGACGTCGCGGGGGAGGAAGAGGCGAAGGCCGAGTTGCGCGAGATCGTCAGCTTCTTGAAGGAGCCCGAGCGGTTTCGGGCGCTGGGCGCCCGGCTCCCGCGCGGTGTGCTCCTGGTCGGGCCCCCGGGCACGGGAAAGACGCTGCTGGCGCGCGCGGTGGCCGGAGAAGCGGGCGTGCCGTTCTTCAGCATCTCGGCGTCGGAGTTTGTCGAGCTGTTCGTCGGTGTCGGGGCCAGCCGCGTGCGCGATCTGTTCACCAAAGCCAAGGCATCCGCTCCATCGATCGTGTTCGTGGACGAGATCGACGCGGTGGGTCGCCAGCGCGGGGCCGGCCTCGGCGGAGGAAGTGA from Chloroflexota bacterium includes these protein-coding regions:
- a CDS encoding universal stress protein codes for the protein MSETERGSEHVVLVALDGSSAATAAVPVACTVARQLNAQVEALYVATGEAAETDVRSRLGLNTRDYAHIPLRIAHGDPAEEILRAGEDPRVALVVLATHGRRIRPGGALAPVPRRVAAGTSRPVLLVRPEAAPAQQHLPFFRRLLFPVDGTPTTVDAFATATELAARLGTEIDVLFVVYPKQAAPVERGTMTPPYYVDQPHHEWPAWQTRVAHWIRRHCADLPQETVIRARVVRARNLTEVGEVIARFAAERAADGIVLVRRSHLEHGRAAILRAVLERTPCPVLLVAGEPQRVGRLRQRPREAVA
- a CDS encoding glycosyl hydrolase family 65 protein, coding for MQALEIAVPPRALPRMRATTDLAEVAHDTLPEAPRDPAWSIRERRFSPATEPSVEARFSVSNGLVGVRGSLEEEASSPHPRTLAAGLFDPLDGDVAVPGLVPAPDYLGLRMYVDGVPIGYETSGVRSQVRTLDLRRAALWREWSYDDGNGGSVRVRTLRFASAVHRALTVHVTEISADHHVELLLHQQCARCDAHLVCVSSSGHRTVWETKNRKRRLYVARSSILERAPGHCERITPTDDGSLLSVRLDPNSPVTLTRIVAMAPDWALGDQEALDATLERACRAGGSRLLDEHVDAWRRRWHASDVEVAGDDRAQRALRFAAYHLLSAANPGSDVASVGARGLTGDAYWGHVFWDTDIFLLPFYTFTWPEAARAMLMYRHRGLDAAREKARRHGYRGALFAWEAGANGEESTPDFVYGPNGSRIEIKTGAEEHHISADVAYAVWQYWRVTGDDAFMRDAGSEIMLETARFWASRAKLHDDGRYHIGRVIGPDEYHEDVDDNAYTNLLARWNLRRGLDVSRIVEERWPERWAELNGALGITKGELRAWRRIASRIAVGVDPVSNVIEQFAGYFGLAPIDLSAFEPRTQPMDVLLGHDAIQRSQVIKQADVVMLLALLEDEFTGRQRVANFRYYEPRCGHGSSLSPAIHALVSARLGDVDLAYRYFQQAASVDLDDALGNAASGIHMATQGGLWQAAVMGFAGLKLSGDGLRLDPRLPSAWRSMAFRVQWQGRQVHFEILQAPRTVNVTLERGEPFTVHVGKRSHVLERGEVWTSARGTRGRQGREAANV